CTGCCAGCTCGTCGCCTCTGCAGCCATGCCACCCCCCCCCAGGTTGCGTGATCGCGAGGATAGGCGGCCTGGGTGCGCGAGGGAATAGCGCGTGTACGGGCATGTCGGGGCTTGTGTCGTTGGTCGGCACCGAACGCCCTTCCACGCCCCAAGGGCGGCACGACCCGGAAGGGTGCTCGGCGTTGCGGTGAGGCGTCCGTGTCTTATCGGGGCGGACCGGCCGGCGTGACACGACTGCAGTACTCAACGCGCCGACGGGTCTACGGCCATACCTGGGAGGAGGCTCGGAAGAAGCTCACCGAGCTGCTCTCCAAGAGCGACCCGGGCATTCCTGCGGCCGACGCGACCGAGAGTCAGGACTCGAACCTGTGGCCAAGCGCTTAGAAGGCGCTTGGGCAGATCAGCGGGTGACCACCTCTCACCTGGCTGTCTTCGCGTGCCGAGCTTGGACGGGTGGCTACTTCGACACGCATTCGACAGACCAGGGAACGGACGTGCTGCGCATCAGTGCTCTGAGAGTTCGACGCTGGGTCGGCTGATGACTTCTAGATGGCCAAGCACGACTTCGCAGCTGGCGACAAAGTCGAAGGCCGCGTCGGGGAAGACGGTGTGATCACCATGGGAGACCCGAGCTCGCAGTCGCGCAAGACGGACCATCGTCTCAGCGACTGAGTGCGGCAGGCCCCTCGCTTGGAGCTGCCGTGCGGCCTCCTGCACGGACCGTGTACCGCCGAGCAGATCGCGGTATGCGACCTCGACAGCCCGCCAGGCAAGCATCACGGCACTATCAGGAGAACTACCGACCAGGTCCAGCGCCTGGTCGAGAGCTTCGTGTTGAGTGGAGCGTGCGCGCAAGTGAGGGCGAACAACGTTGCCAGCCTGTGAGGGCAGGGGCCTGGACGGCCGTCCGGACTCTCCTGGAGGTGACGACGAGGTTTGCTCCCGGGTTCCGTCGAACGTGCGTCGTGCTTCTTCAGCGAAGTCGATAGCGCCAGCCGGGGTCTCCAGCCGCGTCATACGGGCGAAGGCTCGCTTGAGGTGATGCCTGCACGCCCAGGCAAGCACCAACGTCACTACGGGCCAGACAAGTGCCTCAACGTATTTGAGGATCAGTTCAGCTACTGCCACGCGGCCATCTAACCGCAGCTCGACCCTGCCAGGTTGAAGTTCAACCGCTTCGTCCCGAAGCAACTTAGTGAGTGTCTGACCTTGGGCTGGCATACATTCCACCTGCTGCGATGGTCCGCAGACGTTCACAGCTGTCCGCCTCCGTTCGTCGAAGTTGTCACGCAGTTAGACACTCACCGAGGTTGCAGCGAGGGCAAAGGGCACCATGGCAGACGCACCAGGCCGTAGGCGGGTGATGCCCAGAGCATCCCCTGGAACAGGAGGGCCGGTGGGAGTCGTGTGAGGTGGCGGACCGGCCATCTTCGCGTCCAAGGCTGCAGGCGGTCGCAGAGTGTTACGTCACGGACACCCTCGGCAGCTTGCCGCTATCGGTTGTAGCCGATACCTTGAAGTAGGAGGTACAGGTAGGGCGGATCTTCGTCGCTTAAGGCGCACCGAGCGAGGAGGTGGGTCATCGAGTTGAGCGCACACCTTCGTGGGTGATCTTCGAACGGACCGATGCCCGCGCTTAGGGGGATCGACTGACCAGCAAGAGATGGCGTTTCTATAGGACCCCCGCGGGAACTGATGTCGTCAAGGAAGAGTTGACGGCACTTGGCGTGAATGCCAAGGCGGCGGTTACAGACGCAATGAAGCGTCTGACCAAGCAAGAGCATATGCCCTACGAGCAGGAGCATATTGAAGGTCGACTTCAGGCCGTCCGCGTGTTCTATGACGGCTGCACATATAGGGCGCTCTACGCTTCGGTTGGCAACCACGACGAGGTCCTCCTTGCCTTGCATGTAGTTAACAAGAAGAGTCGGAAACTTCCCTTGGCGGCAAAGAGGAAAGCTCTTAAACGTCTCAAGGACTGGGAGTCTCGCGATTAGCCTGCGGATTGGGAGCTCAGAATGACGCATCGAGATGACGTGGATGACCTTGACTTCCTCCTTGAGGAGGAAGCGGAGAACCCTGAGTTCGAGGCGGCATTTTCGGACGCCGCGCTGCGAAGCGGCCTTTTGAGGCGACTCGTATCGCGGCGCAAAGCAAGAGGGCTGAGCCAGTCAACTGTGGCTGAGCGCATGGAGACGACTCAATCCGCCGTCTCTGAACTTGAAGCTGCAGGTACTGATCCACGGCTTTCCACGCTCCAGAGGTATGCTCGCGCGATTGGCTGCCGCCTCGACGTTCGTCTGCTGGATGACGGTGGCGAGTGGCGCTTTGGTAGTGCGTATTCGACGGCACTGAGCAGGCGGACCTCTCCACATGCCGGCGGCGAATGGGTCGCCGAAGAAGAGAACGAGGGTGGATTCGCGAAACCTGTCGTCTGGGCTTCCGCAGTCTATTCACTTCGACAGGAAAGTGCAGAAAAGGGATGAATCCAGAACCGGCGGGTGCGTCGGATCGGTTTGATCAGGCGGAAAAGCTTCACGAATCAACGGAGCTCGTGGGAATTCGCCTGCAGTCGCTTGAGGCTAAGGTTCTTGATCGAGGGGCAAAGCCGCCTTATGAAGTCCAAGTCGAAATGGAACCCTCCTGCAAAGTAGGCCGCAGCTCTGTCACGTACCAGATTCACTACTCCGTCAAGGCTAAGAAGGATGATGGCCTGGTATTTGCGCTTGATTTCTCATATGAGGCTCGCTACTCGCATAGTCTAGAAAGTGTGCCCCATGAGGCGATCGCTGCGTTTGGTGACATCATCGTGCTGGCAACTCTCCATCCCTATGTGCGTGAGCTGACTCAGCGGATCAGTCTGGATCTCGGCTTCCCGGCTTTTGTCTTGGATAACCTTGACACCAAGGATCTATTTCAATTGCTGAAGCATAGAGAAGTTTATAAACGTGGGTCCAGCGAGGCTTACAAGTGACCCTGAAGGCCCGCTCGGTGTCTTCTTGCCTGCTAGGGCGGCGGAGCGGCTTTGGGCTGGAGCTGCTTTGGGGCGAGTGATCATGGCCCCGTAAGCTTCCGGCGAGTCGGGCAGTCTCTGGACCTGCCCGTTAAAGCACGACGTTGGGGCCATGATCTTCGAGGCTCGCCCCAAAGTGGCTGCCTAAAGCCGTGGAGCCGACCGCCCCAGCCACAGAGGGTGTCTCCCACTTCATGCCCGCAGCCGCCGAGCGCGCCGCCGGGCGCGGCCAGCCGGGGCGCAGACAGGAGGCAGGCCGCGCCGCAGAGGCGGCGCGCGCCCGCGCCGTGCGCGGGCACTTGATGAAGTAGGGAAACTCTTACCGCGCTGGACTGATCATCGTTGCTGACGCTTACCTACTCACGTGAGTAGGTCCCGGCTACAGTTGTGCTGGCCGACATAGCAGGACGACAGGAGCGTGCTCGCCGGATGGGACCGAAGTCGGAGCGGGTCTACCGCACGATTCGTGAGTGGATCGCTGAGGGCAGGTACTCGCCGGGTTCCAAGCTTCCGTCCGAGCGGACCATGTCGGAGGACCTGGAGATCGGCCGTACCGCTCTGCGCCAAGTGCTGGCCAGGCTGGTCGCTGAAGGGGTCGTCGAGGTACACGGCCGTAGCTCTTACCGCGTACCGGATCGATCTGTGACCACAGAAGCGCCGGCGGATGTCGAGCCATGGCGGATCCACGGTGAGCGGACGCTGTATGACAACCGATGGGTGAAGCTGAGCCTCGTCGACGTCGAGCCGCCCGGCGTCGAACGTTTCGAGCACCACGTCGTCAAGCTTCACCATGTGGCCATCGCTGCCGTCATTGACGACCAAGACCGGGTGCTCATGATGTGGCGGTACCGCTTCGTCCCTGATGCCTTCGGCTGGGAGCTGCCGGGCGGCATCGTCGACCAGGGGGAAGACCCCCTTCAGACCGCTTTGCGTGAGGTCGAGGAAGAGACCGGGTGGCGGCCGAATGCCCTGGAGCATGTCGTCACTTACCAGCCCATGATCGGTATGGTCGATTCGCCGCACGACATCTTCGTCGGTGAGGGGGCGAAGCTCGTTGGTGAGCCGACCGATCTGGAAGAGGCGGGGCATATCGCCTGGGTTCCGCTGTCCGACATCCCCGGCCTGATGGCTCGTGGTGAGCTGATGGGGTCCGGCACGTTGGTCGCCCTCCTTCATGTGCTGGCTTCGCGTGGGCCCGGCGCGTCGCCTACAACCGCTGCGTGAGCTGCTCTATTCGACGCCTGTGACGCACTGACTTGGTTCGGCTTGCCACGAGTCGGGCCTGCCGCAGGTGCTTTCGTGCCTGGTCGTACTCTCCGCGAGCCAGGTGGGCTTGGGCCAAGTCGCAGTGGAGCCCTGCCGATGCTCGGACGAACGTGGGGTCGGTCGTCTTCAGTGCGGCGTATAGGTTGTCCACGGCTTCGCCGTCGCCGATCAGCGCGAGTGCGTTCCCGCGCCACCTAGTGAGGTGGCCTTCGTTCAGGAAGATGCTCAGCATGTCCGGATCACGGGCTTCATCTCCTGCGGGCAGGTGGCGCATCGCAAGCTCAAGAGCCCGTCGGCAGTCCTCCTGGAGCCCAGCTCGGGCGCAGATCTCGGCTTCGGCTGCGTGCAGCCATGCCCTGAGCCGCGGAGACATGCCCTGCCCTCCGAGACGCTGTGCTTCTCGAACCAGATGCACCGCCATTTCGGGTCGTCCAGCGTCGCAGAGCACGTATGCCTGCTCGGCGGTGGCGTGGGCGAGGTACATGGGTTCCTCGGCCTCCTGGGCGGCGCGCTTCCCCAACTCGTAGTGTCGCCAGGCTCGTTCGACGGCTCCGACGTCAAGGGCCTGCCAGGCCGCGAGCGTTGCTGCACCGGTCAGGGCCAGAGCTACGGGGCGTCGGGTCTCCGGGAGCACGGCGAAGGTGAGGGCGTCCTCCAGCCGCGTCAGGTGGGCGGTCATCTGATCGACCAGGCTGGCGGCGCCCATCTGGCGGTCGATGGTGCGGAGCAACTCAGTCTGATCCATGAACGTCTGCACCATGGTCAGACTGACGTTTCGCGCCTCGTCGATCCGGTCTATCAGCTCGTCGTAGCCGTCTGCCATTGCGGGTGCCGGCGGCTGCGCTCCGTCTGCGAGCTCGGCGTCGGTGATGCCGAGGAGAGCACGAAGGATCTTGGCGTAGTAGCCGGAGATTGTTCGTCGGCCGTTCTCCCATTCAGAGACGTACACTCGCAAACTCGCGGTTGAGGCGACGGTGAGCATGTGCTGACGTGCATGGCGCTCGATCTCCCGCACCAGATGCTCCTGTGACCAGGCCCGTGCCGTTCTTGCTGCCCTGAGTCCACTCATGTGCTACTGCCGTTCCTCCTGGGGTTGTTGAGCCGTAACAGCAGGATGCCTCACATCGGCGCAGGTCGGGAGGGGTTAACCGGACTGGTGTTAACCCCTGTTGTCTACCGGGACGTTGCCTGGCGCGCTTTCCTGGAACCGTCGCAGTCAGGCGAGTTGAGATGCCGGGTCCGCGACAGCGCTTGACATCTGGTGCGCACCAGATGCAACCTTCTGATGCGCACCAGTTGGTGGCGCGAAGCACTCCGTGGCTTTGCTGCGGCACTCATCCACGTTCACAGGAGCGGCGACCCACCGCCAAGCAAGTACGCCGCTCCCGCCCCTCTCAAGGGAGTTCCATCATGCGTCAGATTCCCGTAGACACGTCCACCGCGACCGTGATGGTCGCCAAGGCCCCGCAGCCCAAGGTCCGTGACCGCCGGACCGGCGAGATCGCCACCGACGCCGACGGCGTCAAGCTGATGACCGTGGACGTGATGTTTGCGGCCAACGACGAGGTCGAGATCCTTTCCGTCGCCGTCCCGGAGCCCGGTATCTCCAGTGACCTGGCCATGGGCACGCCGGTGGCCCTGACTGGGCTGATCGCCCGGCCGTGGGAGAACGAGTTCAACGGCCAGAAGCGGCACGGCATTGCCTTCCGTGCGGTCGCGGTCAC
The Streptomyces tuirus genome window above contains:
- a CDS encoding SCO3933 family regulatory protein, with translation MRQIPVDTSTATVMVAKAPQPKVRDRRTGEIATDADGVKLMTVDVMFAANDEVEILSVAVPEPGISSDLAMGTPVALTGLIARPWENEFNGQKRHGIAFRAVAVTSLAATGSASEAA
- a CDS encoding GntR family transcriptional regulator, coding for MGPKSERVYRTIREWIAEGRYSPGSKLPSERTMSEDLEIGRTALRQVLARLVAEGVVEVHGRSSYRVPDRSVTTEAPADVEPWRIHGERTLYDNRWVKLSLVDVEPPGVERFEHHVVKLHHVAIAAVIDDQDRVLMMWRYRFVPDAFGWELPGGIVDQGEDPLQTALREVEEETGWRPNALEHVVTYQPMIGMVDSPHDIFVGEGAKLVGEPTDLEEAGHIAWVPLSDIPGLMARGELMGSGTLVALLHVLASRGPGASPTTAA
- a CDS encoding helix-turn-helix domain-containing protein; the protein is MTHRDDVDDLDFLLEEEAENPEFEAAFSDAALRSGLLRRLVSRRKARGLSQSTVAERMETTQSAVSELEAAGTDPRLSTLQRYARAIGCRLDVRLLDDGGEWRFGSAYSTALSRRTSPHAGGEWVAEEENEGGFAKPVVWASAVYSLRQESAEKG
- a CDS encoding tetratricopeptide repeat protein translates to MLTVASTASLRVYVSEWENGRRTISGYYAKILRALLGITDAELADGAQPPAPAMADGYDELIDRIDEARNVSLTMVQTFMDQTELLRTIDRQMGAASLVDQMTAHLTRLEDALTFAVLPETRRPVALALTGAATLAAWQALDVGAVERAWRHYELGKRAAQEAEEPMYLAHATAEQAYVLCDAGRPEMAVHLVREAQRLGGQGMSPRLRAWLHAAEAEICARAGLQEDCRRALELAMRHLPAGDEARDPDMLSIFLNEGHLTRWRGNALALIGDGEAVDNLYAALKTTDPTFVRASAGLHCDLAQAHLARGEYDQARKHLRQARLVASRTKSVRHRRRIEQLTQRL
- a CDS encoding type II toxin-antitoxin system RelE/ParE family toxin translates to MTALGVNAKAAVTDAMKRLTKQEHMPYEQEHIEGRLQAVRVFYDGCTYRALYASVGNHDEVLLALHVVNKKSRKLPLAAKRKALKRLKDWESRD
- a CDS encoding protein-export chaperone SecB, producing the protein MNPEPAGASDRFDQAEKLHESTELVGIRLQSLEAKVLDRGAKPPYEVQVEMEPSCKVGRSSVTYQIHYSVKAKKDDGLVFALDFSYEARYSHSLESVPHEAIAAFGDIIVLATLHPYVRELTQRISLDLGFPAFVLDNLDTKDLFQLLKHREVYKRGSSEAYK